The proteins below come from a single Oryzomicrobium terrae genomic window:
- the trpB gene encoding tryptophan synthase subunit beta, translating to MTAPNVNPATTDFSNYDLPDARGHFGPYGGVFVSETLIAALEELKEAYAEAQRDPEFRAEFEYELKHYVGRPSPIYHARHWSEKLGGAQIYFKREDLNHTGAHKVNNCIGQALLARRMGKPRVIAETGAGQHGVATATVAARYGMECVVYMGSEDVKRQAANVYRMKLLGATVVPVESGSKTLKDALNEAMRDWVTNVGNTFYIIGTVAGPHPYPMLVRDFQSVIGTEAIGQMQEQVGRQPDYVIACVGGGSNAMGIFHPYIPVKGVELIGVEAAGEGMDTDRHAASLQKGRPGVLHGNRTYLLQDANGQIIETHSVSAGLDYPGVGPEHAWLKDSGRASYVGISDHEALQAFHDCCRLEGIIPALESSHALAYAAKLAPTLPKDKVLLVNLSGRGDKDMHTVAEKSGIQF from the coding sequence ATGACTGCTCCGAACGTGAATCCCGCTACCACCGATTTTTCCAATTACGACTTGCCTGACGCCCGCGGCCATTTCGGTCCTTACGGCGGCGTGTTCGTCTCCGAAACCCTGATCGCCGCCCTGGAAGAGCTCAAGGAAGCCTACGCCGAGGCCCAGCGCGATCCGGAATTCCGCGCCGAGTTTGAGTACGAGCTCAAACACTACGTCGGTCGGCCCAGCCCGATCTACCACGCCCGCCACTGGTCCGAGAAGTTGGGTGGCGCCCAGATCTACTTCAAGCGCGAAGACCTCAACCATACCGGCGCCCACAAGGTGAACAACTGCATCGGTCAGGCCCTGCTCGCCCGGCGCATGGGCAAGCCCCGGGTGATCGCCGAAACCGGCGCGGGGCAGCACGGCGTGGCCACCGCCACCGTGGCCGCCCGCTACGGCATGGAGTGCGTGGTGTACATGGGCTCCGAGGACGTCAAGCGCCAGGCCGCCAACGTCTATCGCATGAAGCTGCTGGGCGCCACCGTGGTCCCCGTGGAGTCCGGTTCCAAGACCCTCAAGGACGCCCTCAACGAGGCCATGCGCGACTGGGTGACCAACGTCGGCAATACCTTCTACATCATCGGCACCGTGGCCGGCCCTCACCCCTACCCGATGCTGGTGCGCGACTTCCAGTCGGTGATCGGCACCGAGGCCATCGGCCAGATGCAGGAGCAGGTGGGCCGCCAGCCCGATTACGTGATCGCCTGCGTCGGCGGCGGCTCCAACGCCATGGGTATCTTCCACCCCTACATCCCGGTCAAGGGCGTTGAGCTGATCGGCGTCGAGGCGGCGGGGGAGGGCATGGACACCGACCGCCACGCCGCCAGCCTGCAAAAGGGCCGTCCCGGCGTGCTGCACGGCAACCGCACCTATCTGCTCCAGGATGCCAACGGCCAGATCATCGAGACCCACTCGGTCTCCGCCGGCCTCGACTACCCGGGCGTCGGCCCCGAGCACGCCTGGCTCAAGGATTCCGGCCGGGCCAGCTACGTCGGCATCAGCGACCACGAGGCCCTGCAGGCCTTCCATGACTGCTGCCGGCTCGAAGGCATCATCCCCGCCCTGGAGTCGTCCCATGCCCTGGCCTACGCCGCCAAGCTGGCGCCGACCCTGCCCAAGGACAAGGTGCTGCTGGTGAACCTGTCCGGCCGGGGCGACAAGGACATGCATACCGTGGCCGAAAAATCCGGCATCCAGTTCTGA
- the trpA gene encoding tryptophan synthase subunit alpha gives MSRIATVFSQLQAAGKKALIPFVTAGDPDPAQTLPVLNALVEAGADVIELGVPFSDPMADGPTIQRASERALAKGMTLAKVFEMVRAFRAGNATTPIVLMGYANPIEAMGLEAFAQAAAAAGVDGVLVVDYPPEESAEFAAAMRAVDIDPIFLLAPTSTDARIAQVAEVASGYVYYVSIKGVTGSATLNLAEVAARIPLIRQRTGLPVGVGFGIRDAETARGIAAIADAVVVGSRLIEEMERHPAAQAAEAVRAVATDIRRGIDAA, from the coding sequence ATGTCCCGTATCGCTACCGTTTTTTCCCAGCTCCAGGCCGCCGGCAAGAAGGCCCTGATCCCCTTCGTCACCGCCGGCGATCCCGATCCTGCGCAAACCCTGCCGGTGCTCAACGCCCTGGTGGAGGCTGGCGCCGACGTGATCGAGCTGGGGGTGCCGTTCTCCGACCCGATGGCCGACGGCCCCACCATCCAGCGCGCTTCCGAGCGGGCCCTGGCCAAGGGCATGACCCTGGCCAAGGTGTTCGAGATGGTGCGCGCCTTCCGGGCCGGCAACGCCACCACGCCCATCGTCCTGATGGGCTACGCCAACCCGATCGAGGCCATGGGCCTGGAGGCTTTTGCCCAGGCCGCCGCTGCCGCCGGCGTCGACGGCGTGCTGGTGGTGGATTACCCGCCCGAGGAGTCCGCCGAGTTCGCCGCCGCCATGCGGGCGGTGGATATCGATCCCATCTTCCTGCTCGCCCCCACCTCCACCGATGCGCGCATCGCCCAGGTGGCCGAGGTGGCCAGCGGTTACGTCTATTACGTCTCGATCAAGGGCGTGACCGGCTCCGCCACCCTCAATCTGGCCGAAGTGGCCGCCCGCATCCCCCTGATCCGCCAACGCACCGGCCTGCCGGTGGGCGTGGGCTTCGGCATCCGCGATGCCGAGACCGCCCGGGGCATTGCCGCCATCGCCGACGCGGTAGTGGTGGGCAGCCGCCTGATCGAGGAGATGGAGCGCCATCCCGCCGCTCAGGCGGCCGAGGCGGTGCGCGCCGTGGCCACCGACATCCGCCGCGGCATCGACGCGGCCTGA
- the accD gene encoding acetyl-CoA carboxylase, carboxyltransferase subunit beta has product MSWLNKLLPPKIKREGGPRKNSPLPEGLWRKCPSCEAVLYATDLESNLHVCPKCGHHNRINSRQRLDLLLDTEGRFEIGAEVLPVDSLKFKDSKRYPDRLADAMEDTGETDSLVVMQGAIKTLPVVVACFEFDFMGGSMGSVLGERFVRGVKAAIEQQVPFICITASGGARMQEGLFSLMQMAKTTAALTKLSDAQLPFVSILTDPTMGGVSASFAFVGDVVIAEPKALIGFAGPRVIEQTVREKLPEGFQRSEFLLEKGAIDLIVDRREMRDKLAQLISMLQKLPAAA; this is encoded by the coding sequence ATGTCCTGGCTGAACAAGCTCCTGCCGCCCAAGATCAAGCGTGAAGGCGGCCCGCGCAAGAACTCGCCCCTGCCCGAAGGCCTGTGGCGCAAGTGCCCCTCCTGCGAGGCGGTGCTCTACGCCACCGACCTGGAGAGCAATCTTCACGTCTGCCCCAAGTGCGGCCACCACAACCGCATCAACTCGCGCCAGCGTCTCGACCTGCTGCTCGACACCGAGGGACGCTTCGAGATCGGCGCCGAGGTGCTGCCGGTGGATAGCCTCAAGTTCAAGGACAGCAAGCGCTATCCGGACCGCTTGGCGGATGCCATGGAAGACACCGGCGAGACCGACTCCCTGGTGGTCATGCAAGGCGCCATCAAGACCCTACCCGTGGTGGTCGCCTGCTTCGAATTCGACTTCATGGGCGGCTCCATGGGCTCGGTCCTGGGCGAGCGCTTCGTGCGCGGCGTCAAGGCGGCCATCGAGCAGCAGGTGCCTTTCATCTGCATCACTGCCTCCGGCGGCGCGCGCATGCAGGAAGGCCTGTTCTCCCTGATGCAGATGGCCAAGACCACCGCGGCCCTGACCAAGTTGTCGGATGCCCAGCTGCCCTTCGTCTCGATCCTCACCGACCCGACCATGGGCGGCGTGTCCGCTTCCTTCGCCTTCGTCGGCGACGTGGTGATCGCCGAGCCGAAGGCCCTGATCGGCTTCGCCGGTCCCCGGGTGATCGAGCAGACGGTGCGCGAGAAGCTGCCCGAAGGCTTCCAGCGCTCCGAGTTCTTGCTGGAGAAGGGCGCCATCGACCTGATCGTGGACCGTCGCGAAATGCGCGACAAACTGGCCCAGCTCATCTCCATGCTGCAAAAGCTGCCTGCGGCGGCTTGA
- the folC gene encoding bifunctional tetrahydrofolate synthase/dihydrofolate synthase, whose amino-acid sequence MAMSDRSLSAWLTHLESLHPRGIAGIELGLERVARVKAALGQHETVPVITVAGTNGKGSVCAYLATILDRAGYKVGCYTSPHLVAYNERVTLNGVPVDDAALCRAFARVEAARGGEALTYFEFGTLAAWEVFAEAGVDVVVLEVGLGGRLDAVNVYEPDVAVVTGIALDHQDFLGPDREAIGREKAGIYRAGKPALCADPKPPQSLLDAAASVGADLRLLGRDFGFERSAEDRQQWRFWCRSGAEVLRRSLAYPGLRGATQLRNACVALAALDTLKLRLPVAMGAIRRGLMETELAGRFQVLPGRPAVVLDVAHNPDAAKVLADNLGGMGFFDRTYAVLGMLGDKDIAGTLAPLKGKVDYWLLADLAVPRGATAATLAEAIERHGLGGTVETFATPSDAFAAAAKRAGESDRIVTFGSFYTVADVLARVRPARQAH is encoded by the coding sequence ATGGCAATGTCCGACCGTTCCCTCTCCGCCTGGCTCACCCACCTCGAATCCCTCCATCCCCGCGGCATCGCCGGCATCGAACTGGGGCTGGAGCGAGTCGCCCGGGTCAAAGCCGCTCTCGGCCAGCATGAAACCGTGCCGGTCATCACCGTCGCCGGCACCAACGGCAAGGGCTCGGTGTGCGCCTATCTCGCCACCATCCTCGATCGGGCCGGCTACAAGGTGGGCTGCTACACCTCGCCTCACCTGGTGGCCTACAACGAGCGGGTCACCCTCAATGGCGTGCCCGTCGACGACGCGGCCCTGTGCCGCGCCTTCGCCCGGGTCGAGGCGGCTCGCGGTGGCGAGGCCCTGACCTATTTCGAGTTCGGCACCCTGGCGGCATGGGAAGTGTTCGCCGAGGCCGGGGTGGACGTGGTGGTCCTGGAAGTCGGCCTGGGTGGCCGGCTCGACGCGGTCAACGTCTATGAACCGGACGTGGCGGTGGTCACCGGCATCGCCCTGGATCACCAGGATTTCCTCGGCCCGGATCGGGAGGCCATCGGCCGCGAAAAAGCCGGCATCTACCGGGCCGGCAAGCCCGCCCTGTGCGCCGATCCCAAGCCCCCCCAGTCCCTGCTCGACGCGGCGGCCAGTGTGGGCGCCGACCTACGCCTGCTCGGCCGTGATTTCGGCTTCGAGCGCAGCGCCGAGGACCGGCAGCAATGGCGCTTCTGGTGCCGCAGCGGCGCCGAGGTGCTGCGCCGTTCCCTGGCCTATCCGGGCCTGCGCGGCGCTACCCAGTTGCGCAATGCCTGTGTTGCCCTGGCCGCCCTGGATACCCTCAAACTACGCCTGCCGGTGGCCATGGGGGCGATCCGCCGCGGCCTGATGGAAACCGAACTGGCCGGCCGCTTCCAGGTGCTGCCCGGCCGTCCCGCCGTGGTTCTGGACGTGGCCCACAACCCGGATGCGGCCAAGGTGCTGGCCGACAACCTGGGGGGCATGGGCTTCTTCGACCGTACCTACGCGGTGCTGGGTATGCTCGGCGACAAGGACATTGCCGGCACCCTGGCCCCCCTCAAGGGCAAGGTCGATTATTGGTTGCTGGCCGATCTGGCGGTGCCCCGTGGTGCCACGGCGGCAACCCTGGCCGAGGCAATCGAGCGCCACGGCCTGGGCGGTACGGTGGAAACCTTCGCCACCCCGTCGGATGCCTTTGCCGCCGCCGCGAAGCGGGCAGGGGAGAGTGATAGAATTGTCACCTTTGGATCGTTCTACACCGTGGCCGACGTGCTGGCCCGGGTGCGACCGGCCCGCCAGGCGCACTGA
- a CDS encoding SPOR domain-containing protein, producing MTDNDAQLLLKKRARRRLVGAVAFASLAAVILPMVMDEAPPPPATDVQIVIPERDMPSKPSTAPKVPESVAEPVPATPAPASAPAPAPLPAVSVAPPPVAAVIPAERPAAPPVEPKPVDTKPAKAAEKPAEKPAAKPAEKPVEKPAAKTAEKPLEKAAEKSADKLKADARNDADARRAADLLSGKSAAKAEPAGGGGAYVILIGAYANPANVKQLRAKLDEVGVKTYTENLESPQGAKTRVRAGPFANKDAADKALDKMKRIGVSGVVAPKP from the coding sequence ATGACCGACAACGACGCGCAACTCCTCCTCAAGAAGCGCGCCCGCCGCCGCCTCGTGGGTGCCGTGGCGTTTGCCTCCCTGGCCGCCGTGATCCTGCCGATGGTTATGGACGAAGCGCCACCGCCGCCGGCCACCGACGTGCAGATCGTCATCCCCGAACGGGACATGCCGAGCAAGCCGTCGACTGCTCCCAAAGTGCCGGAGTCCGTCGCCGAGCCGGTTCCCGCCACGCCGGCTCCGGCCAGCGCGCCCGCCCCGGCCCCGCTGCCGGCGGTGTCCGTTGCGCCGCCGCCGGTGGCCGCCGTGATTCCGGCGGAACGCCCGGCCGCGCCGCCGGTCGAACCCAAGCCCGTGGATACCAAGCCTGCCAAGGCGGCTGAAAAGCCCGCCGAAAAGCCCGCGGCCAAGCCTGCCGAGAAGCCGGTGGAAAAACCCGCAGCCAAGACCGCCGAGAAACCGCTGGAAAAGGCCGCGGAAAAATCCGCCGACAAGCTCAAGGCCGACGCCCGCAACGACGCCGATGCCCGCCGGGCCGCCGACCTGCTCTCGGGCAAGTCCGCTGCCAAGGCCGAACCGGCCGGTGGGGGGGGCGCCTACGTGATCCTCATCGGCGCCTACGCCAACCCGGCCAACGTCAAACAGCTGCGCGCCAAGTTGGACGAAGTCGGGGTGAAAACCTATACCGAAAACCTGGAGTCGCCCCAGGGCGCCAAGACCCGGGTGCGGGCCGGCCCCTTCGCCAACAAGGACGCAGCCGACAAGGCCCTGGACAAGATGAAGCGCATCGGCGTTTCCGGTGTGGTGGCCCCCAAGCCGTGA
- a CDS encoding CvpA family protein, whose product MTYFDYAVIAILLCSVLLGAWRGVVGEVIALVAWVLAFFAARAFGDEVGATFLAKVIADPFWRTVAGWVLVFFAVLALMALARLAAQGLLKALGLGFTDRALGVLFGLLRGALIVFVLVLLGGMTSLPKQSWWANAQFAAPFETAVLASRPWLPSEVSKRIRFK is encoded by the coding sequence GTGACTTACTTCGACTACGCTGTTATCGCCATCCTGCTCTGCTCGGTCCTGCTTGGTGCCTGGCGGGGCGTGGTCGGCGAAGTGATCGCTTTAGTTGCCTGGGTGCTGGCCTTCTTCGCCGCCCGGGCCTTCGGCGATGAGGTGGGGGCGACCTTCCTGGCCAAGGTCATCGCCGATCCGTTCTGGCGTACCGTGGCCGGTTGGGTGCTCGTCTTTTTCGCCGTGCTGGCCCTGATGGCCTTGGCACGGCTGGCGGCCCAGGGGCTGCTGAAAGCCCTCGGGCTGGGATTTACCGATCGGGCGCTGGGGGTGCTGTTCGGCCTGCTGCGCGGCGCCCTGATCGTCTTCGTACTGGTGCTGCTGGGCGGGATGACGTCCCTGCCGAAGCAGTCCTGGTGGGCCAACGCCCAGTTTGCAGCTCCCTTCGAGACGGCGGTGCTGGCTTCGCGCCCGTGGCTACCGTCCGAAGTCTCGAAACGAATTCGCTTCAAGTAA
- the purF gene encoding amidophosphoribosyltransferase, producing MCGIIGVVATSPVNQLLYDGLMVLQHRGQDAAGIATAEGNTFHMHKGPGLVRDVFRTRNMRALPGNWGIGHCRYPTAGSAWNYAEAQPFYVNSPFGIMLAHNGNLTNAPMLKEQMFVQDRRHVNTNSDSEVLLNVLAHELAAAAPGIRLDAAAVFKAVEGVHRRVKGAYAVVAMIAGVGLVAFRDPYGIRPLVLGRNESEGGTEWMVASESVAMDTQGFEVVGDVAPGEAVFIDLERNLSRAPCSLQVTPAPCIFEYVYLARPDSVLDGISVYETRLNMGEKLAAKVRQTIDPAEIDVVIPIPDSSRPSAMQLAEALGIPYREGFVKNRYIGRTFIMPGQATRKKSVRQKLNTVAQEFKGKRVMLVDDSIVRGTTSREIVEMARAAGALKVYFASASPPVRFPNVYGIDMPTRGELIATGRTDAEIAQVIGADALVYQDLEAMKESVTQCNPAITRFDASCFDGIYVTGDIDAAYLDGVEQNRGKHDSKKTSEDDSNESQQVELTVVATASDL from the coding sequence ATGTGCGGGATCATCGGCGTAGTCGCCACCTCTCCGGTTAACCAGCTGCTCTACGACGGCCTGATGGTGCTCCAGCACCGCGGCCAGGACGCAGCGGGTATCGCCACGGCGGAAGGCAATACCTTCCACATGCACAAGGGCCCGGGCCTGGTGCGCGACGTGTTCCGCACCCGCAACATGCGGGCGCTGCCCGGCAACTGGGGCATCGGCCACTGTCGCTACCCCACCGCCGGTTCAGCCTGGAACTACGCCGAGGCTCAGCCATTCTACGTGAACTCGCCCTTCGGCATCATGCTGGCGCACAACGGCAACCTGACCAATGCCCCCATGCTCAAGGAGCAGATGTTCGTCCAGGATCGCCGCCACGTGAACACCAACTCGGACTCCGAGGTGCTGCTCAACGTGCTGGCCCACGAACTGGCCGCCGCCGCGCCGGGCATCCGCCTCGATGCCGCTGCCGTGTTCAAGGCAGTCGAAGGCGTGCATCGCCGCGTCAAGGGCGCCTACGCCGTGGTGGCGATGATCGCCGGCGTTGGCCTGGTGGCCTTCCGCGACCCCTACGGCATCCGCCCCCTGGTGCTCGGCCGCAACGAGAGCGAGGGCGGCACCGAATGGATGGTGGCGTCCGAATCCGTGGCCATGGATACCCAGGGCTTCGAAGTGGTGGGCGACGTGGCCCCGGGCGAAGCGGTGTTCATCGACCTGGAGCGCAACCTGTCCCGCGCCCCCTGCAGCCTGCAGGTGACCCCGGCCCCCTGCATTTTTGAGTACGTCTATCTGGCCCGCCCGGATTCGGTACTGGACGGCATCTCGGTCTATGAGACCCGCCTCAACATGGGCGAGAAGCTGGCCGCCAAGGTGCGCCAGACGATCGACCCGGCCGAGATCGACGTGGTCATCCCCATTCCCGATTCTTCCCGCCCCTCGGCCATGCAACTGGCCGAAGCCCTGGGCATTCCCTACCGGGAAGGCTTCGTCAAGAACCGCTACATCGGCCGCACCTTCATCATGCCCGGCCAGGCCACGCGCAAAAAGTCGGTGCGCCAGAAGCTCAACACCGTGGCCCAGGAATTCAAGGGCAAGCGGGTGATGCTGGTGGACGACTCGATCGTGCGCGGCACCACCTCCCGCGAGATCGTCGAGATGGCCCGGGCCGCCGGCGCCCTCAAGGTGTACTTCGCCTCGGCCTCGCCCCCGGTGCGCTTCCCCAACGTCTACGGCATCGACATGCCGACCCGGGGCGAGCTGATCGCCACCGGCCGTACCGACGCCGAGATCGCCCAGGTGATCGGCGCCGACGCCCTGGTCTACCAGGACCTGGAAGCGATGAAGGAGTCGGTCACCCAGTGCAATCCGGCCATCACCCGCTTTGATGCGTCCTGCTTCGACGGCATCTACGTCACCGGCGACATCGACGCCGCCTACCTGGACGGAGTCGAGCAGAACCGGGGCAAGCACGACAGCAAAAAGACCAGCGAGGACGATTCCAACGAGTCCCAGCAGGTCGAACTGACCGTGGTCGCCACCGCCTCGGACCTCTGA
- a CDS encoding O-succinylhomoserine sulfhydrylase, whose translation MSLPPDLQLDTLAVRAGQERSQFNEHAEALYLTSSFVFESAAQAAARFAGEEEGNVYSRFSNPTVTVFQERLAALEGAEGCVATASGMAAILALVMGLLKAGDHIVASQGLFGATIQLLTNILPRFGIQTTLVPQTDAAAWAAAVRPETKLLFAETPSNPLTEVADIRALAQIAHAHGALLAVDNCFCTPVLQRPLDLGADLVVHSATKYLDGQGRVLGGAVCGRKALTDEVLKFLRTAGPSLAPFNAWVLLKGLETLKIRMMAQSAAALELATWLEAHPGVARVFYPGLPSHPQHALAMAQQKTGGAIVSFEVKGGRAEAWKVVDACKLLSITANLGDTKTTLTHPASTTHGRISPEARAAAGVSEGLLRVAVGLEAVADLQADLDRGLSGR comes from the coding sequence ATGAGCCTGCCCCCCGATCTGCAACTGGATACCCTGGCGGTGCGCGCCGGTCAGGAGCGCAGCCAGTTCAACGAGCACGCCGAGGCCCTCTATCTGACCTCCAGCTTCGTCTTCGAGAGCGCCGCCCAGGCGGCAGCGCGCTTTGCCGGGGAAGAAGAAGGCAACGTCTACTCGCGCTTCTCCAACCCCACCGTCACCGTTTTCCAGGAGCGCCTCGCCGCCCTGGAAGGGGCTGAGGGCTGCGTCGCCACCGCTTCGGGCATGGCGGCGATCCTGGCCCTGGTGATGGGGCTGCTCAAGGCCGGCGACCACATCGTTGCCTCCCAGGGGTTGTTCGGCGCAACGATCCAGCTGCTCACCAACATCCTGCCGCGCTTCGGCATCCAGACCACCCTGGTGCCCCAGACCGACGCCGCCGCCTGGGCGGCCGCCGTGCGGCCGGAAACCAAGCTGCTGTTCGCCGAGACCCCGTCCAACCCCCTTACCGAGGTGGCCGACATTCGCGCCCTGGCGCAGATCGCCCATGCCCACGGTGCTCTGCTGGCAGTGGATAACTGCTTCTGCACCCCGGTGCTGCAACGTCCCCTGGACCTGGGGGCCGACCTGGTGGTCCATTCCGCCACCAAGTACCTGGACGGCCAAGGCCGCGTTCTGGGCGGCGCCGTGTGCGGCCGCAAGGCCCTGACCGACGAGGTGCTGAAATTCCTGCGCACCGCCGGTCCGTCCCTGGCGCCGTTCAACGCCTGGGTGCTGCTCAAGGGACTGGAAACCCTGAAGATCCGCATGATGGCCCAGTCCGCCGCCGCCCTGGAGCTGGCCACCTGGCTGGAAGCCCACCCCGGCGTCGCCCGGGTGTTCTACCCCGGCCTGCCGTCCCACCCCCAGCACGCCCTGGCCATGGCCCAGCAGAAGACCGGCGGGGCCATCGTCTCCTTCGAGGTCAAGGGCGGCCGTGCCGAAGCCTGGAAGGTGGTGGACGCCTGCAAGCTGCTGTCGATTACCGCCAACCTGGGCGACACCAAGACCACCCTGACCCACCCGGCCTCCACCACCCACGGCCGCATCAGCCCGGAAGCCCGGGCCGCCGCCGGGGTCAGCGAGGGCCTGCTGCGCGTCGCCGTCGGTCTGGAAGCCGTGGCCGACCTGCAGGCCGATCTGGATCGGGGGTTGTCAGGACGCTAA
- a CDS encoding DEAD/DEAH box helicase, with the protein MQFTDLGLAAPILRAIEAQGYTTPTPIQQQAIPVVLAGRDLMACAQTGTGKTAGFTLPILHLLSQKLGAAEKSPLSKSLKRPRALILTPTRELAAQVEESVRTYGAHLPLKSLAMFGGVGMNPQIQALRNGIDILVACPGRLLDHVQQRTVDLSGVEILVLDEADRMLDMGFIRDIRKIMALLPPAGTRQNLLFSATFSDEIKELARGFLHNPESVEVVRRNTPAEAVAQTVIPVDKDRKKDALLHLFENRGWHQVLVFTRTKHGADALARRLDKEGIKSAAIHGNKTQGARTRALAEFKSGKLVALVATDIAARGIDIDQLPYVVNYELPNVPEDYVHRIGRTGRAGAEGEAYSLVCADERTYLRDIERLIKRDLERLVLPGFEPTEGPSSAPANPQRQGRGGQPGGRGNGGGNGGNGGRGAPRGQAPQRASGNGRQEQGGARRSEGGGPRANAGAPSQGRGQANPNGHAGAPRREARPDDGRSRAGTPAEPRGERHPERSHDQHPERRGGNGGRAALLGGGPGHRNGSRGR; encoded by the coding sequence ATGCAGTTTACCGACCTGGGCCTGGCGGCCCCGATCCTGCGCGCCATCGAGGCCCAGGGCTACACCACGCCCACCCCCATCCAGCAGCAGGCCATTCCCGTGGTGCTGGCCGGCCGGGACCTGATGGCCTGCGCCCAGACCGGCACCGGCAAGACCGCCGGCTTCACCCTGCCGATCCTGCACCTCCTGAGCCAGAAGCTCGGCGCCGCCGAGAAGAGCCCCCTGTCCAAGAGCCTCAAGCGCCCCCGCGCCCTGATCCTCACCCCGACCCGGGAGTTGGCCGCCCAGGTGGAAGAGAGCGTGCGCACTTACGGCGCCCACCTGCCCCTCAAATCCCTGGCCATGTTCGGCGGCGTCGGCATGAACCCGCAGATCCAAGCCCTGCGCAACGGCATCGACATCCTGGTGGCCTGCCCGGGTCGCCTGCTCGACCACGTGCAGCAGCGCACCGTGGACCTGTCCGGCGTCGAAATCCTGGTGCTCGACGAAGCCGACCGCATGCTCGACATGGGCTTCATCCGCGACATCCGCAAGATCATGGCCCTGCTGCCCCCTGCCGGCACCCGTCAGAACCTGCTGTTCTCGGCCACTTTCTCCGACGAGATCAAGGAGCTGGCCCGGGGCTTCCTGCACAACCCGGAATCGGTGGAGGTGGTGCGCCGCAACACCCCGGCCGAAGCCGTGGCCCAGACCGTCATTCCGGTGGACAAGGACCGCAAGAAGGACGCCCTCTTGCACCTGTTCGAGAACCGGGGTTGGCACCAGGTGCTGGTGTTCACCCGCACCAAGCACGGCGCCGACGCCCTGGCCCGGCGCCTCGACAAGGAAGGCATCAAGTCCGCCGCCATCCACGGCAACAAGACCCAGGGCGCCCGCACTCGGGCCCTGGCCGAATTCAAGTCCGGCAAGCTGGTGGCCCTGGTGGCCACCGACATCGCTGCCCGGGGCATCGACATCGACCAGCTGCCCTACGTGGTGAACTACGAGCTGCCCAACGTCCCCGAGGACTACGTGCACCGCATCGGTCGCACCGGCCGGGCCGGTGCGGAAGGGGAAGCCTATTCCCTGGTCTGTGCCGACGAGCGCACCTATTTGCGCGACATCGAGCGCCTGATCAAGCGCGACCTGGAACGGCTGGTGCTGCCCGGCTTCGAGCCCACCGAAGGCCCGTCCAGCGCACCCGCCAACCCGCAGCGCCAGGGCCGGGGCGGCCAGCCCGGCGGCCGCGGCAACGGCGGTGGTAATGGTGGCAACGGCGGCCGTGGCGCCCCGCGGGGCCAGGCCCCGCAACGTGCTTCGGGCAATGGCCGCCAGGAACAAGGCGGGGCGCGGCGTTCCGAAGGGGGCGGCCCGCGCGCCAATGCTGGCGCGCCTTCCCAGGGACGAGGTCAAGCCAATCCCAACGGCCACGCTGGCGCACCGCGCCGCGAGGCCCGTCCGGACGATGGCCGCAGCCGCGCCGGCACCCCGGCGGAACCCCGGGGCGAACGCCATCCCGAGCGCAGCCACGACCAGCACCCGGAACGGCGCGGCGGCAACGGCGGCCGGGCAGCCCTGCTCGGCGGCGGTCCGGGCCACCGCAACGGCAGCCGGGGGCGCTGA